In the Bactrocera tryoni isolate S06 unplaced genomic scaffold, CSIRO_BtryS06_freeze2 scaffold_11, whole genome shotgun sequence genome, one interval contains:
- the LOC120779804 gene encoding secreted RxLR effector protein 161-like, with protein sequence MEDCRDATTPLDAGFTVHCSNEMCKKVDKVQYQSIVGALMYLAISTRPDIIHSVSKLSQRNTNPHIEHEAGVKHLLRYLKKTADFKLHYVKTGKDIEGFADADWGSDPTDRKSYTGYAFVAAGGVFSWESKKQSVVALSSTEAEYIALSATAKEAAYITKLLKEMGFGKSRPMHQKLYEAAFLTKQIDY encoded by the coding sequence ATGGAAGATTGTAGAGATGCTACAACTCCATTGGATGCTGGGTTTACGGTTCATTGCAGTAACGAAATGTGCAAGAAGGTCGATAAAGTGCAGTATCAATCAATAGTAGGCGCGCTAATGTATTTAGCAATATCAACTCGTCCTGACATCATCCATTCAGTTAGCAAATTATCTCAGCGTAATACAAATCCACATATAGAGCATGAAGCTGGAGTAAAGCATTTACTACGGTATTTGAAGAAGACAGCGGATTTTAAATTACACTACGTAAAAACTGGCAAAGATATTGAGGGCTTTGCAGATGCTGATTGGGGTAGTGATCCAACTGACCGTAAGTCCTATACGGGGTATGCTTTCGTAGCAGCTGGTGGTGTATTCTCTTGGGAATCTAAGAAACAGAGCGTCGTAGCTCTAAGTAGTACAGAAGCCGAGTATATAGCATTATCTGCGACAGCAAAAGAAGCAGCGTACATTACCAAACTTCTAAAAGAAATGGGTTTTGGCAAGAGCAGACCTATG